In the genome of Bosea sp. BIWAKO-01, the window GGAACCTCGCTCGCCAATGGCGCCTCGAAGATCAAGGCGCCGGTCCTGCTGATCACGCAACCGAAGGATCTGGTCTTCACCGCGGATACGATCGGCAGGACGGTTGAAGGCATGAAGCAGGGCGGCGTCGACATCTCCCACATCACCATCCAGGGCTCGCGCGGGCATCTCGACGGCGTCATCTCGATGAAGCAGGCCGAGGGAGCGATCCGGGCCTTCCTTGAGAAGTGAGGCGCGTCAGCGTCTCATACTCGGCCCTGCACCGGGCCTGAGCCTTTGAACGGTGATGAACGGCACATGCGCCGATGGCCGGGCAAACCTGGCCAGGTCGGCGACGCCCCTTTCAGGGGCGGCGGCCACGTCCTAGCCGCCTCCGATCACGGCGCGCACGCCATCGATGACGAATTGCACGGCGAGCGCGGCGAGGATCACGCCGAGCAGGCGCGTCAGCACGACATTGCCGGTGACTCCAAGGAGGCGCGCAATTGGCGTCGCCATGAGGAAGGTCACGAGGCATGAGGCGATCACCAGCCCGCAGATGACCGCCAGCGAGCCGAGCATGGCGAGATCGCCATTGGCGCGGCCGGCGAGCAGCATCATCGCTGTCAGCGAGCCGGGGCCTGCCATCAGCGGGATGGCGAGCGGGAAGGCGGCAACGTTGCGGATGTGGTCGAGAGTGATTGCGGTCTCGGCCGTCGCCTGCTTGCGCTCGTTGCGGCGCTCGAACACCATCTCGAACGAGATCCAGAACAGCAGCAGTCCGCCCGCGATGCGGAAGGCCGGCAGCGAGACGCCGAGCGCCTTCAGCACGACATCGCCGGCAAGCCCGAAGAAGGCCATGATGCCGAAGGCGATGATGCAGGCGCGCACCGCAACCTGCCTGCGCTCGTCGGCCGACATGCCGCGCGTCAGGGACAGGAAGATCGGTGCGAGACCCGGCGGATCGAGGGTGACCAGCAGCGTGACGAGGGCGGATGTGAGGTAGTCGAGCGTCATCCCGGCACGCTATGCTAGATTGCTGGAGCAAACTACAGGGCATGGCTGCCGCAACATGCAGACAATCGATGAGGCGCCAGCCAGCATCGAGTTCCGAGCGAACGAGAGCCGCTGGGAGGCGCTCGTCTATGTCGGCTTCGGCGGATGGATCGTCTACGATATGGCCTCCAAAGGTGGTTGGACGGCCGTGGTTGGCGTCGCTCTCTTTGGCTCCCTTTTCCTGCTTCTCGCCTTCGGGAAAGCGGTGGGCGAACCTGATCGCTCGGTCCATCTGGCATTTGATGAAGAGGGGCTTCTGGTGCCTCGCGTGTTTGGGCGGAGGCTGCCTTGGACTGCGGTGCACAGCTATGCGCTCGAGACCGGTTCAGAGAATGGAAGTACTCTTCGCGTCTATGTCACCGAGCCTGAGCTTTACGGACCGAAGCCAACTGGCCTGTGGGAAACCTGGCTGACGAGCAGCTCCGCGCTGACCGGGATTCGCATGTCTATCAGTCGACTTGCTTGTGACGAAAAAGACATCGAAGTCGCCTTTCAACGCTTTGCTCCCCAGGTTCGCAGGATCTAGCCGGAGGCTTGTCAGGCGACGGTCCTGCCGATCTCGGCGCGCGAATTCCCCTGAAACATGGCGGCAATGTGGGAGGGCTCGGAAAGTGAGTCAAAAACGGCTCTCAACGCTTTGATAGCAAAGGGTTTTAATTTCTCTGGAGAGATTCGTCTTTTGCTGGCTTCGCGGGGCGGAATCGGATAGCCAGAAGCTTGAAAAATCGTAGAAAACGGGACCTCATCCCTTGAGCGAAGACGACAACGGCACGCGCGGCGGCCAGCCGGAAGATCCGCATTTCGGCGGCGACATCAAGCCGATCGCCATCACTGACGAGATGAAGAAGAGCTATCTCGATTACGCCATGAGCGTGATCGTCAGCCGCGCTCTTCCCGACGTCCGCGACGGGCTGAAGCCGGTGCACCGGCGCATCTTGTTCTCGATGCACGAGAACAAGAACCTGCCGGACCGGCCTTATACCAAATGCGCCCGCATCGTCGGCGATACGATGGGTAAGTACCATCCGCACGGCAACATGGCGGTCTACGACGCGCTTGTCCGCATGGCGCAGGATTTCTCGCTGCGCCTGCCCTTGATCGACGGCCAGGGCAATTTCGGCTCGATGGATGGCGATTCCGCGGCGGCCGATCGTTATACCGAGGCCCGGCTCGACAAGGCGGCAATGCCGCTGCTCGAGGATCTCGACCTCGACACGGTCGATTTCCAGCCGAACTACGACGGCAAGGAGCATGAGCCGCGGGTTCTGCCGGCGCGTTATCCGAACCTGCTCGTCAACGGGGCCGGCGGCATCGCCGTCGGCATGGCGACCAATATTCCGCCGCATAATCTCGGCGAGGTGATCGATGCCTGTATCGCACTGATCGACGATCCCGAGCTCTCGATCGACGACCTGATCGAGATCGTGCCGGGGCCGGACTTCCCGACCGGCGCCTCGATCATGGGCAGGAGCGGCATCCACTCCGCCTATCACACCGGGCGTGGCTCGATCGTGATGCGGTCCAAGACGCATATCGAGGAGCTGCGCAAGGAGCGCGAGGCGATCATCGTCACCGAAGTTCCCTATCAGGTGAACAAGGCTTCGATGGTCGAGAAGATCGCCGATCTGGTTCGCGAGAAGCGGATCGAAGGCATTTCCGACCTGCGTGACGAATCCAGCCGTGAGGGCGTACGTGTCGTCATCGAGGTCAAGCGCGACGCCATGGCCGATGTCGTGCTGAACCAACTCTACCGCTACACGCCGCTGCAGACCTCTTTCGGCGCCAACATGGTCGCGCTGACCGGTGGCCGGCCGGAGGTGTTGAACCTCAAGGACTTCCTCTCGGCCTTTGTCGAGTTCCGTGAGGAAGTCGTCTCCCGGCGCACGCGCTATCTCCTCAACAAGGCGCGTGAGCGCGCCCATGTTCTCTGCGGCCTTGCCACCGCGGTTGCCAATATCGACGAGGTCATCCGCCTGATCCGCACCGCGCCGACCCCGGCCGCTGCACATGCCTCGCTGATGGATCGCAACTGGCCGGCCGAGGACATCGCGCCGCTGATCGCGCTGGTCGACGATCCGCGTCATCCGATGAACGCGGACGGCACCTATCGCCTGTCCGATGCCCAGGCCAAGGCGATCCTCGAATTGCGCCTCGCCCGCCTGACCGCCCTCGGCCGCGACGAGATCGGCGATGAACTCGCCAAGCTCGCGACCGAGATCGCGGATTATCTCGACATCCTGCGCTCGCGCGCCCGCATCCAGTCGATCATCAAGACCGAACTCGCCGAGGTGAAGGCTGCCTTCGCCACGCCGCGCCGCACGGTGATCCAGGACTGGGGTTCCGATCTCGACGACGAGGACCTGATCGCGCGCGAGGACATGGTGGTGACCGTGTCCCATGCCGGCTACATCAAGCGCGTGCCGCTCTCGACCTATCGGGCGCAAAAGCGTGGCGGCAAGGGCCGTTCGGGCATGTCGACCCGGGATGAGGATTTCGTCACCCGGCTCTTCGTTGCCGACACCCACACGCCGATCATC includes:
- the gyrA gene encoding DNA gyrase subunit A gives rise to the protein MSEDDNGTRGGQPEDPHFGGDIKPIAITDEMKKSYLDYAMSVIVSRALPDVRDGLKPVHRRILFSMHENKNLPDRPYTKCARIVGDTMGKYHPHGNMAVYDALVRMAQDFSLRLPLIDGQGNFGSMDGDSAAADRYTEARLDKAAMPLLEDLDLDTVDFQPNYDGKEHEPRVLPARYPNLLVNGAGGIAVGMATNIPPHNLGEVIDACIALIDDPELSIDDLIEIVPGPDFPTGASIMGRSGIHSAYHTGRGSIVMRSKTHIEELRKEREAIIVTEVPYQVNKASMVEKIADLVREKRIEGISDLRDESSREGVRVVIEVKRDAMADVVLNQLYRYTPLQTSFGANMVALTGGRPEVLNLKDFLSAFVEFREEVVSRRTRYLLNKARERAHVLCGLATAVANIDEVIRLIRTAPTPAAAHASLMDRNWPAEDIAPLIALVDDPRHPMNADGTYRLSDAQAKAILELRLARLTALGRDEIGDELAKLATEIADYLDILRSRARIQSIIKTELAEVKAAFATPRRTVIQDWGSDLDDEDLIAREDMVVTVSHAGYIKRVPLSTYRAQKRGGKGRSGMSTRDEDFVTRLFVADTHTPIIFFSSRGQAYKEKVWRLPLAAPNARGKFLNNMLPLEKDERITTVMPLPEDEESWERLDVMFATRTGNVRRNKLSDFVQVNRNGKIAMKLDEGDSIVDVQICSEHDDVLLTTAAGQCIRFAVPEVRVFKGRDSTGVRGINLADGDEVISLAILHHLDATPDERAAYLKRAAAARKALNGEGDDTAEPVQASEGEEAASDIELGQEKYAEMGAAEQFILTVSEKGYGKRTSSFEYRVTGRGGKGIVAMVVNERNGKLIASFPAVDTDQIMLVTDGGQVIRVPVDKGPDNRIRIAGRSTQGVTVFNTAAGEKVVSVECIGDAGDDEAEDEGPAPADEPAQEG
- a CDS encoding MarC family protein; the encoded protein is MTLDYLTSALVTLLVTLDPPGLAPIFLSLTRGMSADERRQVAVRACIIAFGIMAFFGLAGDVVLKALGVSLPAFRIAGGLLLFWISFEMVFERRNERKQATAETAITLDHIRNVAAFPLAIPLMAGPGSLTAMMLLAGRANGDLAMLGSLAVICGLVIASCLVTFLMATPIARLLGVTGNVVLTRLLGVILAALAVQFVIDGVRAVIGGG